Genomic DNA from Chitinivibrionia bacterium:
AAACGCGCCCGAAATCCCCGGAATAATCATAGCAAGCGCACCCAATGCCCCCGAAAACGCCAAAAGTCCAAAGACTGACGGCGAAAGTTGGGTATATACGGCAACACCCTCTTCGGGTTTCAGAACTGCCATAATTATCATTAGAGCAAATGCAATAACAGCGCAAATAGCTGACGAAAACGACGGAAGCGCCGACGAAGTTTTGCGCGCTCGCGAATAAATCAAAGGAATACTACCAACAATAACGCCGATAAAAAACCAATAAGTCCAAACTTCATAATTTTCAAATAACACCGTAAGCGCTTTGCTTGCAAAAACAATGCCGATACCGCCGCCAACGACCAACGGAAGCCAAAATGCCCACGCGCCAAGCACCTTTTTTACGTTCGGCACAATAAGATTTATCAAACGCTCGTACACGTTAAACACCACTGCCATAGTAGCCGCCGAAATCCCCGGAATTGTAGTGGTAATCCCCAAAACAAATCCGACAAATGCTAATTTTACCATTATTTTTTTCCTTTGTTTAAGTTGAAGACGACGATTGCCCGCCGTTTTATGGTGAAAATACTATTTGCGCAGAAACAAAAACAACAAAAATTCCCCCGCCTGAAAACAAGCGGGGGAATTTTTTACCAATCGTCTCTATCCGAAAATTATTCGGAAGCCAAGTGTTTCAAGGTTTTGAAGCGGGCTTTGTTTTCCTTATCTGCTGATTCGATAAGTTCGTTGTAAGCCTTTTCATTTGCCTTTTTAAGGATTCTGAAACGGTTTTCGGTTATTGTAAACTCGCCAAGCGGCATTGTAGGCTCTTTGCTGTCGATT
This window encodes:
- a CDS encoding DUF368 domain-containing protein, with product MVKLAFVGFVLGITTTIPGISAATMAVVFNVYERLINLIVPNVKKVLGAWAFWLPLVVGGGIGIVFASKALTVLFENYEVWTYWFFIGVIVGSIPLIYSRARKTSSALPSFSSAICAVIAFALMIIMAVLKPEEGVAVYTQLSPSVFGLLAFSGALGALAMIIPGISGAFLLLVIGMYRTVLQAVSELNIPLILPVILGAGLGLLIGAAFVRFLLNKAPKQTYGAVLGFVAGSVIVLYPSGFGEGIGIIVSAATFSSGFAFSFIMGKKER